One Vicinamibacterales bacterium DNA segment encodes these proteins:
- a CDS encoding twin-arginine translocase TatA/TatE family subunit, with protein MFEGLFQPMHLLLILGIALIVFGPRKLPELGRGLGQGIRGFKEAITQASDTLPHDDNK; from the coding sequence ATGTTCGAGGGTCTGTTCCAGCCCATGCACCTGCTCCTCATCCTCGGCATCGCGCTGATCGTCTTTGGCCCAAGGAAACTGCCAGAGCTGGGCCGCGGCCTTGGCCAGGGAATCCGGGGATTCAAGGAGGCGATCACCCAGGCGTCGGACACGTTGCCTCACGACGACAATAAGTAG
- a CDS encoding FkbM family methyltransferase produces the protein MRLAHIDHAGTSLDLLVHDDEYLSNQIVETGRFYESEILETLRQHFPSQRTIIDVGANIGNHATFFARVLRPKRLVCFEPVPMNFEILQRNLDAHASDLVVHAHPVALGASAGMVAMAVSPANMGGCEVVPGVPGSVEMRTLDSYDYDDVSLLKIDVENWYLDVLKGSIKTLLRSHPVVVTEGPFEEVFPILGRLGYLCTAMWNIDVRTYLYQAKPFGLSRLT, from the coding sequence ATGCGCCTGGCTCACATCGACCACGCCGGAACGTCGCTCGATCTGCTCGTGCACGACGATGAGTACCTGAGCAACCAGATCGTCGAGACGGGCAGGTTCTACGAGTCCGAGATCCTCGAAACGCTCCGTCAGCACTTCCCGTCGCAACGGACCATCATCGACGTCGGTGCCAACATCGGCAACCACGCGACATTCTTCGCGAGGGTCCTCCGGCCAAAGCGCCTCGTCTGTTTCGAGCCGGTGCCGATGAACTTCGAGATCCTCCAGAGAAACCTCGACGCTCACGCATCGGACCTCGTCGTTCACGCTCACCCGGTTGCCCTCGGTGCGAGTGCGGGCATGGTGGCGATGGCCGTATCACCGGCCAATATGGGGGGATGCGAGGTCGTGCCGGGCGTTCCCGGTTCCGTCGAGATGCGGACACTCGACTCGTACGACTATGACGACGTGAGCCTGCTGAAGATCGACGTCGAGAACTGGTATCTCGACGTGCTCAAGGGCAGCATCAAGACCCTGCTCAGGTCACACCCGGTCGTGGTGACCGAAGGGCCGTTCGAAGAGGTCTTCCCGATCCTCGGACGGCTCGGCTACCTGTGCACGGCGATGTGGAATATCGATGTCCGGACGTATCTCTACCAGGCGAAGCCGTTCGGCCTGTCACGCCTGACCTGA
- a CDS encoding ABC transporter permease: MPTLITDLRFALRVLRRQPGFAATAILVLALGIGANVAIFSVVNTLLLKPLPGVGGDGQILGLYSKSTKKADDYRAFSYPNYVDLRGGVRTFTGVAAHTVAFAGVADGGMTRRTFVEMVSSNYFDVLGTTLARGRAFTADEEPPGRPALVTVVSHGYWQRQGADPQFIGKTATISGRPFTVVGVAPPGFSGTATGLAPEFWVPLSATELVENDFIRDDASGARGSRDRHEFLLVGRLKPGVTREAANRELAGLATRLAEAYPSANRDHTIIASPLSRLGISTNPSDDGAFVSLSAVLMGMSAVVLLVACLNLANMLLARGTARRKEIAVRLALGAGRMAIVRQLLTEGLLLSMAGGAVGLAVGDWATVLLMRSIAPLMPMPFDLDVGLDWRMTVAALAFAVIATVAFALGPALKATRPGVIEEIKEQAGEDRTRRARLFGARNLLLAGQMALSLALLVAGALFLRGALAAADATPGFAADRGLLIETDPSLAGYSPTESASAHRRLVARLRGVAGVEAVSMASMVPFGPLSESVRVESAAAPEQAAPAKDSSLRVSAQHTSIGSDYFRALNLPVVRGREFTTEEAEGTEARRITIIDEPTARKLFPKPGDNPVGQFVRVGSGENGQAKELLEVVGVVPGVRSDLFERAPSPHLYVPFTARSRAWMHYHVRTAAGAPADGVMLERLRREIRAVDPRFPVISTRTLQDFMQKSVFLWLFRSGARIFTAFGLAALVLALVGIYGVNAYMVLRRTREIGIRMALGAAPRDITRLILREAIIVTAAGVAVGLALAIAIGNLLGSMLYDVTAFDPLALITAPTLLVGSALLASYIPARRATRVAMATALRRD, encoded by the coding sequence GTGCCGACACTGATCACCGACCTCAGATTCGCCCTTCGCGTGCTCCGCCGCCAGCCCGGGTTCGCCGCGACGGCCATTCTCGTGCTCGCGTTGGGGATCGGCGCCAATGTGGCGATCTTCTCCGTGGTCAACACGTTGCTGCTGAAGCCGCTGCCCGGCGTCGGTGGCGACGGACAGATCCTGGGGCTGTACAGCAAGAGCACGAAGAAGGCGGACGACTACCGTGCATTCTCCTACCCGAACTACGTCGACCTTCGCGGCGGCGTGCGAACGTTCACGGGGGTGGCGGCGCACACCGTGGCCTTCGCCGGCGTGGCTGACGGCGGGATGACGCGTCGCACGTTCGTCGAGATGGTGTCCTCCAACTACTTCGACGTGCTGGGGACCACGCTGGCGCGAGGGCGCGCGTTCACGGCGGACGAGGAGCCCCCCGGGCGCCCGGCGCTCGTCACCGTCGTTTCCCACGGCTACTGGCAACGCCAGGGTGCTGATCCGCAGTTCATCGGGAAGACGGCCACCATCAGCGGCAGGCCGTTCACGGTGGTTGGTGTGGCGCCTCCGGGGTTCTCGGGCACGGCCACCGGCTTGGCGCCGGAGTTTTGGGTCCCGCTGAGCGCCACAGAGCTTGTCGAGAACGACTTCATACGCGACGACGCGAGTGGGGCGCGCGGCTCCCGCGACAGGCACGAGTTCCTGCTGGTCGGCCGCTTGAAACCCGGCGTGACCCGTGAGGCCGCCAACCGCGAACTGGCGGGCCTGGCGACGCGATTGGCGGAGGCGTATCCGAGCGCGAACCGCGACCACACGATCATCGCGAGCCCGCTGTCACGGCTCGGCATCAGCACGAATCCGAGCGACGACGGCGCATTCGTTTCCCTGTCAGCGGTGCTGATGGGGATGTCGGCGGTGGTGTTGCTGGTCGCCTGCCTGAACCTGGCGAACATGCTGCTCGCCCGCGGCACCGCGCGCCGAAAGGAGATCGCGGTTCGTCTCGCGCTCGGCGCCGGCCGCATGGCGATCGTGCGCCAGTTGCTCACCGAAGGCCTCCTGCTGTCGATGGCCGGGGGCGCCGTCGGTCTCGCGGTGGGCGACTGGGCAACGGTGCTGCTGATGCGATCCATTGCGCCACTCATGCCCATGCCGTTCGACCTGGACGTGGGCCTCGACTGGCGTATGACGGTTGCCGCGCTGGCGTTCGCGGTCATCGCCACGGTGGCTTTCGCGCTGGGCCCGGCCCTGAAGGCGACGCGTCCGGGCGTCATCGAGGAGATCAAGGAGCAGGCCGGCGAGGATCGGACCCGCCGCGCGCGTCTGTTTGGCGCCCGCAACCTGTTGCTGGCCGGACAAATGGCATTGTCGCTGGCGCTGCTCGTGGCGGGCGCGCTCTTCCTGCGGGGCGCACTGGCCGCCGCCGATGCAACGCCCGGTTTTGCGGCTGACCGTGGCCTGCTCATCGAAACGGACCCGAGCCTCGCCGGCTATTCGCCAACCGAGAGCGCGTCGGCGCATCGACGGCTGGTGGCGCGACTGCGGGGTGTTGCCGGCGTCGAAGCGGTGAGCATGGCATCGATGGTGCCGTTCGGGCCGCTGAGCGAGAGCGTGCGGGTTGAGTCGGCAGCGGCGCCCGAACAGGCGGCGCCCGCGAAGGATTCCTCCCTGCGGGTGTCGGCCCAGCACACGTCGATCGGCAGCGACTATTTCCGTGCCCTCAATCTGCCCGTCGTGCGCGGGCGCGAGTTCACGACGGAAGAGGCGGAGGGCACCGAGGCGCGGCGCATCACGATCATCGACGAACCGACCGCGAGGAAGTTGTTTCCGAAACCGGGCGACAATCCGGTCGGCCAGTTCGTCCGGGTCGGCTCCGGGGAGAACGGCCAGGCGAAGGAACTGCTCGAGGTGGTCGGCGTCGTGCCCGGCGTCCGGTCCGATCTCTTCGAGCGGGCGCCATCACCTCACCTCTACGTGCCATTCACGGCGCGATCTCGCGCCTGGATGCACTACCACGTGCGCACGGCCGCCGGCGCGCCGGCCGACGGCGTGATGCTCGAGCGGTTGCGGCGGGAAATCCGCGCCGTGGATCCGCGGTTCCCCGTGATTTCCACTCGGACGCTCCAGGACTTCATGCAGAAGAGCGTGTTCCTGTGGTTGTTCCGATCGGGCGCCCGGATCTTCACGGCGTTCGGACTTGCGGCGCTCGTGCTGGCGCTGGTCGGCATCTACGGCGTCAACGCCTACATGGTGCTGCGGCGCACGCGCGAGATCGGTATTCGCATGGCGCTCGGGGCCGCGCCGCGCGATATCACGCGGCTTATCCTGCGCGAAGCCATCATCGTCACCGCGGCCGGCGTGGCGGTGGGACTCGCGCTCGCGATCGCCATCGGCAACCTGCTCGGATCGATGCTCTACGACGTGACGGCGTTCGATCCGCTGGCGCTCATCACCGCGCCAACGCTGCTGGTCGGCTCTGCGCTGCTGGCGTCCTACATTCCGGCCCGCCGGGCCACGCGGGTTGCGATGGCCACAGCGCTCAGGCGAGACTAG
- a CDS encoding trypsin-like serine protease, whose translation MARSNRGCRGAYQLAAALLTCAALVVLMSPSAAAIVIRHDKADADALRLGAKFEAVGRVLPDGGCTLIAPTWVATAAHVAASVSPGGRVQFGDRTYAVKRTVIHPDGTGPAGQPPEVDLALLELAEPVASVAPIEPYRQRNEMGQSIFIVGYGDFGNPRIGLKRGDGRRRAVTNLVDDAGPRRIFMRFDEPPKGTEFEGVGGPGDSGGPALLGAGGRYYLAGVSSASMDGKPGQYGITDVYTRVSSFVSWIDSITHPSSAAR comes from the coding sequence GTGGCTCGTTCCAATCGCGGGTGCCGAGGTGCATACCAGCTCGCCGCCGCCCTGCTGACGTGCGCAGCACTGGTCGTGCTGATGTCGCCGTCGGCCGCGGCCATCGTCATTCGCCACGACAAGGCTGATGCCGACGCCCTACGGTTGGGCGCGAAGTTCGAGGCCGTGGGTCGAGTGCTGCCCGACGGCGGCTGCACCCTCATCGCGCCCACCTGGGTGGCCACCGCCGCCCACGTCGCGGCGTCAGTGTCCCCTGGAGGCAGGGTCCAGTTTGGAGACCGGACGTACGCAGTCAAGCGGACGGTGATTCACCCTGACGGCACCGGGCCCGCTGGGCAGCCCCCCGAGGTCGATTTGGCGCTCCTGGAACTTGCAGAACCGGTCGCCTCGGTCGCGCCGATCGAACCCTACCGCCAGCGGAATGAGATGGGCCAGTCGATCTTCATCGTCGGCTACGGCGATTTCGGAAATCCACGGATTGGACTGAAGCGGGGCGACGGTCGGCGTCGAGCGGTGACCAACCTCGTGGACGATGCCGGTCCTCGTCGCATCTTCATGCGGTTCGACGAGCCGCCGAAGGGAACGGAGTTCGAGGGTGTCGGAGGACCGGGGGACAGCGGCGGGCCGGCCTTGCTCGGGGCCGGAGGCCGGTACTATCTGGCTGGCGTCAGTTCTGCGTCGATGGACGGCAAGCCTGGCCAATACGGCATCACCGACGTCTACACACGGGTGAGTTCCTTCGTGTCATGGATCGACTCGATCACTCACCCATCCTCCGCAGCCCGATGA
- a CDS encoding GNAT family N-acetyltransferase gives MKVLETDRLVVRWLTIEDAGFILGLVNEPSWIRYIGDRGVHTIEDATNYILKGPADSYARLGFGLYLVELKGTQVPIGICGLLKRDVLPDIDLGFAFVPTYWGQGYARESALAVLAHAKKTMGLRRVLAITSPDNERSIGLLEKIGFTFDGMVTLSDDHPASKLFSLSLGEE, from the coding sequence ATGAAGGTCCTCGAAACCGACCGCCTCGTCGTTCGCTGGCTCACCATCGAAGATGCCGGCTTCATTCTCGGCCTGGTCAACGAGCCGTCATGGATCAGGTATATCGGCGATCGGGGCGTGCACACGATCGAGGATGCGACCAACTACATCCTGAAGGGGCCTGCCGACAGCTACGCCCGATTGGGCTTCGGGCTCTATCTTGTCGAACTGAAGGGCACGCAGGTGCCGATCGGCATCTGTGGGCTTCTCAAACGGGACGTTCTCCCTGACATCGATCTCGGGTTCGCATTCGTGCCGACGTATTGGGGACAGGGCTACGCGCGCGAATCCGCGCTGGCGGTGCTGGCGCACGCGAAGAAGACGATGGGCCTGCGCCGGGTGCTGGCCATCACCTCCCCCGACAACGAGCGTTCGATTGGCCTGCTCGAGAAGATCGGCTTCACGTTCGACGGGATGGTGACGCTCTCTGACGACCATCCCGCCTCCAAGCTGTTCTCGCTAAGCCTTGGCGAAGAATAG
- a CDS encoding ABC transporter permease: MWNDVRFAVRTLGRAPLFAGIAILSLALGIGANTAIFSLLDQVLVRSLHVTDPHRLVVFHVSDGFPGSSHSDSSESVFSYPLYRDLRDRSEVFEGVIARSSAPVSVSDGGSSEQVQAELVSGNLFQVLGVTPALGRAIAPSDDGAPGASPVVMLSASYWTKRFGSNPGIGGRKIVVNGHPMVVIGVAPPGFRGLIVGNVPDLFVPIAMKREITPTWFGLDDRRTSWLNVFGRLKPGISAAQAKARTGVLFSALLDELLRELKRPRESRLGQMLAGLRLDLLSAAQGVNELKREFESALVALMGMVGLVLLIACANVAGLVTARASTRQKEIAVRLALGANRRSLVRQLLIESVMLALVGGLVGLLIASWTIDGLLSLMGPDMEGALTSGVDARLLLFNLALSVVTGLLFGLVPALQSTRPQVAGVLKDQATSVASGTGQTRFRRALVVSQVALSLLLLVAAGLFGRSVANLMRVDPGFRASGVLTFSVNPTLQGYPAARVHAFYRELQQRLRNAPGVDAVGAVNPSPLTNSSRSGNFTIEGYQAKDADDARAAIGMASADYFKALRVPVVQGRELDDQDILTVRKVAVINEAFVRKYSQGRPLLGRHVAIGSGNDIVADREIVGIVRDFKHNDLREQVSPAVFFPFPLDERPTRLTFYIRSTRSESELASAVRRIVRELDPNLPVFDLKPLGAYIDAVTTTERLIAVLAAAFGLLATVLAAVGLYGVIAFIVQRRTPEIGVRVALGARPGEVLALVMREVGILLGVGVVVGLAVALVASRYVESQLFGLGARDPLVFLAALIGLVTVGLAAGLIPARRAAVIDPIRALRNE; the protein is encoded by the coding sequence ATGTGGAACGATGTCCGGTTTGCGGTGCGCACGCTTGGACGTGCTCCGCTGTTTGCTGGCATTGCCATCCTCTCGCTCGCGCTCGGCATTGGCGCCAACACCGCCATCTTCTCGCTGCTCGACCAGGTGCTCGTCCGCAGCCTGCACGTCACCGACCCGCACCGGCTGGTGGTGTTTCACGTCTCGGACGGGTTTCCCGGTTCGTCACATTCCGACAGCAGCGAGTCGGTCTTCTCGTACCCACTTTACCGGGACCTCCGAGATCGCAGCGAGGTGTTCGAGGGAGTGATTGCCAGGTCCTCGGCCCCGGTGAGCGTGTCGGACGGCGGCTCGAGTGAACAGGTGCAGGCGGAGCTCGTGTCCGGGAATCTGTTCCAGGTGCTCGGTGTCACGCCCGCGCTCGGCCGCGCGATCGCGCCGTCCGACGATGGCGCGCCGGGCGCGAGCCCGGTCGTGATGCTCAGCGCCTCGTACTGGACGAAGCGATTCGGATCGAACCCCGGAATCGGGGGCCGGAAGATCGTCGTGAACGGACACCCGATGGTGGTTATCGGCGTGGCTCCGCCGGGCTTCCGCGGACTGATCGTCGGCAACGTCCCCGATCTGTTCGTGCCGATCGCGATGAAGCGGGAGATCACGCCAACCTGGTTCGGCCTCGACGACCGGCGGACGTCATGGCTGAACGTGTTCGGCCGGCTGAAGCCTGGAATCTCGGCCGCGCAGGCCAAGGCCAGGACGGGGGTCCTCTTCAGCGCCCTCCTCGATGAGCTCCTGCGCGAGCTGAAACGGCCGCGGGAGAGTCGGCTCGGCCAGATGCTCGCGGGACTTCGTTTGGACCTGCTGTCCGCCGCGCAGGGCGTGAACGAATTGAAACGAGAGTTCGAGAGCGCGCTCGTCGCGTTGATGGGCATGGTCGGCCTCGTGCTTCTCATCGCGTGCGCCAACGTCGCCGGCCTGGTCACCGCGAGGGCATCGACCCGTCAGAAGGAGATCGCCGTTCGTCTGGCGCTCGGCGCGAACCGGCGCAGCCTCGTCCGCCAGTTGTTGATCGAGAGCGTGATGCTCGCCCTGGTGGGGGGCCTGGTTGGCCTGCTGATCGCGAGCTGGACGATCGACGGTCTGTTGTCGCTCATGGGACCGGACATGGAAGGCGCGCTGACGAGCGGCGTCGATGCGCGCCTGCTGCTCTTCAACCTGGCTCTATCGGTTGTCACCGGCTTGCTCTTCGGCCTCGTGCCCGCGCTCCAGTCCACCCGACCGCAGGTCGCGGGCGTGCTGAAGGATCAGGCCACGAGCGTGGCCTCGGGCACGGGACAGACGCGGTTCAGGCGCGCGCTGGTGGTCTCGCAGGTGGCGTTGTCACTGCTGCTTCTCGTGGCCGCTGGCCTGTTCGGGCGGAGCGTCGCGAACCTGATGCGCGTCGATCCAGGCTTCCGGGCGAGCGGAGTGCTGACGTTCTCGGTCAATCCCACGCTTCAGGGCTACCCGGCCGCCCGCGTCCACGCGTTCTACCGCGAGTTGCAGCAGCGGCTCCGGAACGCGCCCGGCGTCGACGCGGTGGGCGCCGTCAACCCCTCGCCGCTGACCAACTCGAGCCGCAGCGGCAACTTCACGATCGAGGGCTACCAGGCCAAAGATGCCGACGATGCGCGCGCGGCCATCGGGATGGCCAGCGCCGACTACTTCAAGGCGCTGCGGGTACCGGTGGTCCAGGGACGCGAACTCGACGACCAGGACATCCTGACCGTACGGAAGGTGGCTGTCATCAACGAGGCCTTCGTCCGCAAGTACTCACAGGGACGGCCGCTGCTCGGCCGGCACGTCGCGATCGGCAGCGGCAACGACATCGTTGCGGATCGCGAAATCGTTGGCATCGTCCGCGACTTCAAGCACAACGACCTGCGCGAGCAGGTCAGCCCGGCGGTGTTCTTCCCCTTTCCGCTGGACGAGCGTCCGACGCGGCTGACGTTCTACATCCGATCGACGCGGTCCGAGTCGGAGTTGGCGTCCGCCGTGCGGCGAATCGTGCGGGAACTCGATCCGAACCTGCCCGTCTTCGACCTGAAACCGCTCGGCGCGTACATCGATGCCGTGACGACGACCGAACGGCTGATTGCAGTCCTGGCCGCGGCGTTCGGCCTGCTCGCCACCGTGTTGGCCGCCGTGGGTCTCTACGGCGTCATCGCGTTCATCGTCCAGAGGCGAACGCCGGAGATCGGCGTGCGCGTCGCGCTCGGCGCGCGGCCGGGCGAGGTGCTGGCGCTCGTCATGCGCGAGGTGGGAATCCTGCTCGGGGTGGGCGTCGTGGTTGGCCTGGCGGTCGCACTGGTCGCGAGCCGGTATGTCGAATCGCAGCTCTTCGGCCTGGGCGCGCGGGATCCGCTGGTCTTCCTGGCCGCGCTCATCGGCCTCGTCACCGTGGGCCTGGCGGCCGGCCTGATCCCGGCACGCCGGGCCGCGGTGATCGATCCGATTCGAGCGCTGCGGAACGAGTAG
- a CDS encoding aminotransferase class V-fold PLP-dependent enzyme — translation MDWSECRRLFPVTDELVFLNNAAESPLNLAVRRRLDEYLDLAARAPHNRPPARNPVRVLLSRLLGGLPEEYALVTSTAVGIGLTAAGYRWEPGDNVVVPAQEHWNNTFPWLALRDRGIDVRIAPVDADSRVDPARIADRIDARTRIVALAAVRHGTGFRADLKLVSRMARDRGALFVVDGIQAAGVVPLNVEDDGIDVLACGGFKWLLGLPGTGFLYVRKDAWERIRPTMPGMFSAEDDLTEIRWLPGARRYESGSLSYSLFHAWTAGLEMLLEIGVPAIHARVLDLTSRLIDALRVAGMTILTPVETREERSAIVSFTAGSQEQNQAIVARLIERKIAIALRVGSCRVSPSFYNTEEEIDRFQAALAKI, via the coding sequence TTGGATTGGAGCGAATGCCGTCGTCTGTTCCCTGTCACGGATGAACTCGTCTTCCTGAACAATGCCGCGGAGTCGCCGCTCAACCTCGCCGTGCGCCGCCGATTGGACGAGTATCTCGACCTGGCGGCCCGTGCCCCGCACAATCGCCCGCCGGCCCGGAACCCGGTGCGCGTGCTCCTGTCCCGGCTGCTCGGCGGTCTGCCCGAGGAATACGCGCTCGTCACCAGCACCGCCGTCGGCATCGGGCTGACGGCGGCCGGCTATCGATGGGAACCCGGCGACAACGTCGTCGTGCCCGCGCAGGAACACTGGAACAACACGTTCCCATGGCTCGCACTGCGCGACCGGGGAATCGATGTCCGGATCGCACCGGTCGATGCCGACTCCCGCGTCGATCCCGCCAGGATCGCCGATCGCATCGACGCTCGGACGCGCATCGTGGCGCTGGCCGCGGTGCGGCACGGCACGGGATTCCGCGCCGACTTGAAGCTCGTCAGCCGGATGGCGCGGGATCGCGGAGCCCTGTTCGTCGTGGACGGCATCCAGGCGGCCGGCGTGGTGCCGCTCAACGTCGAAGACGATGGCATCGACGTGCTGGCGTGCGGCGGGTTCAAGTGGCTGCTCGGGCTTCCTGGAACCGGCTTCCTCTACGTCCGGAAGGACGCCTGGGAACGGATCCGACCGACGATGCCGGGTATGTTCTCGGCGGAAGACGATCTGACCGAGATCAGATGGCTGCCGGGCGCCCGGCGCTACGAGTCGGGCTCGCTGTCCTACTCCCTCTTCCACGCCTGGACGGCCGGCCTCGAGATGCTGCTCGAGATCGGCGTGCCGGCCATCCATGCCCGAGTGCTCGACCTGACGTCGCGGCTCATCGACGCGCTCCGTGTCGCGGGCATGACCATCCTCACGCCGGTCGAGACGCGCGAGGAACGGTCAGCCATCGTCTCGTTCACCGCGGGGTCCCAGGAACAGAACCAGGCGATCGTCGCACGCCTCATCGAACGGAAGATCGCGATCGCACTCCGGGTCGGCAGTTGTCGCGTGAGCCCGTCGTTCTACAACACCGAGGAGGAGATCGATCGATTCCAGGCGGCGCTGGCGAAGATCTGA
- a CDS encoding SDR family oxidoreductase has product MTRFANGDWAVILGGSSGFGLASARKLSDEGMNVCAVHRDRRGAMDRITREFDAIRANGHGFFSLNLDALSAEGITSVIDALKTNLGPDGRVRVLLHSIAYGNLKPVVPMRPAERVPALDSLADALGVPRADVDRAVDRLAESGEPVFQILRPVDYGEAVLDDEDMVRTIYSMGTSLLTWVQRIHAAGLFATDARVIGLTSEGNEVAWRGYAAVAAAKSALESVSRAIAVEFAPYGVRSNIIQPGVTDTPALRVIPGSARMKAGARLRNPFGRLTTPEDVANVVYLLSLDEARWINGALIRADGGEHIA; this is encoded by the coding sequence ATGACTCGATTCGCGAACGGAGATTGGGCGGTCATCCTCGGTGGATCCAGCGGGTTCGGTCTGGCGTCGGCCAGGAAGCTGAGCGACGAGGGCATGAACGTGTGCGCCGTGCACCGCGACCGCCGCGGCGCCATGGACCGCATCACCCGGGAGTTCGACGCGATCCGCGCAAACGGGCACGGGTTCTTCAGCCTGAATCTCGACGCCCTCAGCGCCGAGGGCATCACCTCGGTCATCGATGCCTTGAAGACGAACCTCGGGCCGGACGGCCGTGTCCGCGTCCTTCTTCACTCGATCGCGTACGGCAACCTGAAGCCGGTGGTGCCGATGCGCCCGGCGGAACGCGTTCCCGCACTCGACAGCCTGGCCGATGCGCTGGGCGTGCCGAGGGCGGACGTCGATCGAGCCGTCGATCGGTTGGCGGAATCGGGCGAGCCCGTGTTCCAGATCCTCCGGCCCGTGGACTACGGCGAGGCGGTCCTGGACGATGAGGACATGGTCCGAACGATCTACTCGATGGGGACGAGCCTGCTGACCTGGGTCCAGCGGATTCACGCAGCCGGTCTGTTCGCCACCGACGCGCGCGTGATTGGCCTCACCAGCGAGGGGAACGAAGTTGCCTGGCGCGGATACGCCGCCGTGGCCGCCGCCAAGTCGGCGCTCGAATCGGTCTCCCGAGCCATCGCCGTCGAATTCGCCCCGTACGGCGTACGATCCAACATCATCCAGCCTGGCGTCACCGACACCCCCGCACTCCGCGTGATCCCTGGCAGCGCCCGGATGAAAGCCGGGGCGCGCCTCCGCAACCCGTTCGGACGACTGACGACGCCCGAAGACGTGGCGAATGTCGTCTACCTGCTGAGCCTCGACGAGGCCCGGTGGATCAACGGGGCGCTGATCCGCGCGGACGGAGGTGAGCACATTGCATAG
- a CDS encoding ketoacyl-ACP synthase III, producing the protein MSTLHRHESLSGDLFVHGVGHFHPENVIDNAFLTALHIGTDEAWIMERVGIRSRRTVLSLDYIVRTMNEHPSEAARWSVYTNAQTGARAARLAMERAGVEASQIGLVIAGGCSPQYSIPAEACLVAAELGISSAAYDISSACSSFAVQLHALRAMRPEALPDYVLVVNVENTTRTVDYRDRRTAVLWGDGSAAAVVSPRIPAPVRVRQSVVHSDPAGWNKVVIPAGGHFTQEGSAVQGFAIRKSVATLNELTPHLSGDRADMWFIGHQANLMMLNTVCERGKVEASHHLFNVDEFGNCGAAGAPGVLSQHWDTLPPRCEIVLVVVGSGLTWGGLLIEVGRAS; encoded by the coding sequence GTGAGCACATTGCATAGGCACGAATCGCTGTCCGGCGACCTCTTCGTTCACGGCGTGGGGCACTTTCACCCGGAGAACGTCATCGACAACGCGTTCCTCACCGCGCTGCACATCGGCACGGACGAGGCGTGGATCATGGAACGCGTCGGCATCAGGTCCCGCCGCACGGTGCTGTCGCTCGACTACATCGTCCGGACGATGAACGAGCACCCGTCCGAAGCGGCGCGCTGGTCCGTCTACACCAACGCCCAGACCGGGGCTCGCGCGGCGCGTCTCGCGATGGAGCGCGCCGGCGTCGAGGCGTCGCAGATTGGCCTCGTGATCGCCGGCGGATGCTCGCCCCAGTATTCGATCCCGGCCGAGGCCTGTCTGGTGGCGGCGGAACTCGGCATCAGCTCGGCCGCGTACGACATCAGCTCGGCGTGCTCGAGCTTTGCCGTGCAGCTCCACGCCCTGCGCGCGATGCGTCCGGAAGCGCTGCCGGACTACGTGCTCGTCGTGAACGTGGAGAACACCACGCGGACGGTGGACTACCGCGATCGGCGCACCGCGGTGCTGTGGGGCGACGGCAGCGCGGCCGCGGTCGTCTCGCCGCGGATTCCCGCCCCGGTGCGCGTGCGCCAGAGCGTCGTCCATTCCGACCCGGCCGGGTGGAACAAGGTCGTCATTCCCGCCGGTGGCCACTTCACCCAGGAAGGGTCGGCGGTCCAGGGGTTCGCGATCCGGAAGTCGGTGGCCACGCTGAACGAATTGACCCCGCACCTGTCCGGCGATCGGGCGGACATGTGGTTCATCGGCCATCAGGCGAACCTGATGATGCTCAACACGGTGTGCGAGCGGGGCAAGGTCGAAGCGTCGCACCACCTGTTCAACGTGGATGAATTCGGCAACTGCGGCGCGGCGGGCGCGCCGGGCGTCCTGTCGCAGCACTGGGACACGTTGCCGCCTCGATGTGAGATCGTGCTGGTCGTGGTCGGGTCCGGCCTCACGTGGGGCGGCCTGCTGATCGAGGTCGGGAGGGCTTCGTGA